In a genomic window of Oreochromis aureus strain Israel breed Guangdong linkage group 13, ZZ_aureus, whole genome shotgun sequence:
- the LOC116309924 gene encoding uncharacterized protein LOC116309924: protein MACYYIVISSTHLRDGQLRSIKGVFRGPIGTNGQRNTEEGDSTFYCELCDKQYLRHQQFDNHINSYDHHHKQRLKELKQREFYRALACRRQRRRREEKREERVLRRLNQHEDRRTGECAPGSGPMFRSTTVAVDSADQSRPEIVQNGSNIHPSSTTLGTNSQISRIKPFLPLDPALETTLLSNTRWTYEQTDANSTTTTAASDSCVLDKTHLDYSQLPTITPSISTTLTSSDTNNSTENSHFNKIPWAHDYLSHPITPNNIPTTASGATHNGSIFNKTTVTSISKTSTTPSITNTTNVSINSSREVCRASDVQSILSRVRPVSFSLPKRSCVLLHQSAAVFIQAGQGSGLSGKQEGAAVHDRKTNLGEKVTDQQVKSSADMVAVGVNHWNTGNQCSEESKTETRPVEAGAIMSTEKRTVGLSGTGAQVSLCNRNVIRVEDSIINGNGAQLSLCKDDGTGAQVGSESGTRAHFYLNSGISGKISESVSTDSECGSSKVEIRDAVENQTDLTQPQEVKDLACPVTNEPKKSISCVDTTSAQAQPNQTPLPNPQSPKSNSSPSKESASLPPSRPKEPFCRVLSRDGSRILLWPTEMVSYTKTSPSISYSVNPLLYDFRAHNRAKEGGEKKKGGLEEGSERIKPSVIKQPDCQQRQEDMKGGKEVKIDEREEEDEGGQAGNPMELVAHCSGSDAVPDRSSCHDESALKFVPISAEGHHAPTLGLQKSGRRRRRRRGGVRRGMRKRGRKKRGEETDRKESERGRRIISSLCVNQMFEGKGEDRLQREGTVKEEKREKELLSNLAAHRLVGGIKKRMRGEERRIRRDQTEQERAGRNDEKRGELLSNLPVNRCNRCNQLCLQVKREASQHQSQQSASGWGQGLRKLLCRDAACNSVISLVPGSVIEMPCCPAITPDPAQNDRETWVIHKNTQAGKEDGQGDEEQRNLSKGEISAAPKAEENVCNPAISCVPFSCCDTACQPEICLVPKPHRETACKPTISLVPPPFRETACSQRQTIPAGHSNLVSSPTPCCSAQQTETEPRLRPACVDMTLPADALSEEVMSKRAATASKRKSGLPEAGTTPRKKRKRGRRQARRVASVLRQDGARIDMTSDLNEGEACCIQDGNEVLELNSKDTCNNSEDKTVDCHLLCRTKHSLCSNTREGNTADKLDNYCSSDDSKFSNADANDYSQFNVGPSGGEEKVKCSPEKPFSDCHTNNKPNDHSQDDEKGTMQNKRDSSAISSATFEKDKSLCHGHVAKKASEKTADTPVDGLSEDCSINNTHTDHCQCKNKHTVNEIESNDSKANDAFSHNCDYSHKNNKSDHSEEEKAKSQCHIRHKNSLSDSVIDYKSCVGIQQSVGGGADDIDGGQCDDFNGNHVTDCNHCVNAVNEDVAPVREQMEDERGVEKERKKEEEKQMERKKLKERHEEWEKEWVRRKEKEREERSKEREIDFEHLFPEKMPRFPHRLPPSCVHLHPPLLLQPSLSSSSSSSISFHHTIIQHHLSLLPPAPHLPVPSYPHLIPSFSPHLSPIPPPPPPPPLPPPPALTPTFYASSPIPLLDAPGPYPLAAAFHPMQSHHLSLYPTPHPAVLPLQLLF from the exons GAGGAGGGGGACTCAACGTTTTACTGTGAGCTCTGCGATAAGCAGTATCTGAGACAccaacagtttgacaaccacaTCAACTCCTACGACCATCACCACAAGCAG CGACTGAAGGAGCTGAAACAGAGGGAGTTTTACAGAGCGCTGGCCTGCAGGAGGCAGAGGAGGCGCAGGGAGgagaagagagaggagagagtgcTGAGGAGACTCAATCAGCATGAAGACAGGAGGACGGGAGAGTG TGCTCCAGGTTCTGGTCCCATGTTCCGGTCCACGACCGTGGCAGTCGACTCAGCCGATCAGTCCAGACCAGAGATTGTGCAGAACGGCAGCAATATTCATCCAAGCAGCACCACACTGGGAACAA ATTCTCAGATCTCCCGGATAAAGCCCTTCCTTCCTCTGGACCCTGCTCTGGAAACCACACTCCTGAGCAACACACGGTGGACCTATGAGCAAACAGACGCCAACAGCACCACAACTACTGCTGCTTCTGACTCCTGCGTGCTCGACAAGACCCATCTGGATTACAGTCAACTGCCAACCATTACACCCAGCATCAGCACCACCCTGACAAGCAGTGATACCAACAACTCTACAGAAAACAGCCACTTTAACAAGATCCCTTGGGCTCATGATTATTTAAGCCATCCCATTACTCCCAATAACATCCCAACAACAGCCTCTGGCGCCACCCATAATGGCTCCATTTTCAACAAAACCACAGTGACCAGCATCAGCAAGACCTCCACCACCCCCTCCATTACTAATACCACCAATGTCAGCATCAACAGCAGCAGGGAAGTATGCAGAGCCTCTGATGTCCAGTCCATTCTGAGCAGAGTCCGCCCTGTCTCTTTCTCGCTGCCCAAAAGGAGCTGTGTCCTCTTACACCAATCAGCTGCCGTATTTATCCAAGCAGGGCAGGGCTCTGGCTTGTCAGGGAAGCAAGAAGGTGCGGCGGTGCATGACAGGAAAACAAATCTGGGGGAGAAAGTCACTGATCAGCAGGTCAAATCATCCGCAGACATGGTTGCTGTTGGTGTAAATCACTGGAATACTGGAAACCAGTGCAGTGAGGAGAGTAAAACTGAAACTCGACCCGTTGAGGCTGGAGCCATTATGTCTACTGAGAAAAGAACTGTGGGACTCTCTGGGACTGGAGCCCAGGTTTCTTTATGTAATCGCAATGTGATCAGAGTAGAGGACTCAATTATCAATGGGAATGGAGCCCAGCTCTCCTTATGTAAGGACGATGGGACTGGAGCCCAAGTCGGCAGTGAAAGTGGGACTAGagctcatttttatttaaacagtggCATTTCAGGAAAAATTTCTGAAAGTGTAAGCACAGATTCAGAATGCGGAAGCAGCAAAGTTGAAATCCGTGATGCTGTGGAAAATCAGACAGATTTAACCCAACCCCAAGAAGTAAAAGATCTGGCTTGTCCTGTAACAAATGAGCCTAAAAAATCAATTTCATGTGTTGACACCACATCAGCTCAAGCACAGCCCAATCAAACTCCTCTCCCCAATCCCCAATCTCCCAAGTCAAACTCCTCTCCCTCAAAAGAGTCGGCTTCTTTGCCTCCAAGTCGTCCCAAAGAGCCGTTTTGTCGTGTCCTGAGCCGAGATGGTAGCAGGATTCTTCTGTGGCCAACGGAGATGGTCAGCTACACCAAAACTTCGCCCTCCATTTCCTACAGTGTCAATCCTCTACTTTATGACTTCAGAGCGCATAACAGGGCCAAGGAAgggggtgaaaaaaagaaaggagggcTGGAGGAAGGGAGCGAGAGAATAAAGCCATCTGTGATCAAACAACCTGACTGCCAACAGAGGCAGGAAGATATGAAGGGAGGAAAGGAGGTGAAGATAGATGAAAGGGAAGAAGAGGATGAAGGAGGACAGGCAGGAAATCCTATGGAACTTGTAGCCCATTGTAGCGGTAGCGACGCAGTTCCGGATCGCTCCAGCTGCCATGATGAAAGCGCTTTaaaatttgttcccatttctgcAGAAGGCCACCATGCTCCGACGCTAGGCCTTCAAAAatcagggaggaggaggaggaggaggaggggtggggTAAGGAGAGGAATGAGAAAGagggggagaaagaaaagaggagaggaaacagacagaaaagagTCAGAAAGGGGAAGAAGGATAATAAGCAGTCTTTGTGTGAATCAGATGTTtgaaggaaaaggagaagaCAGGCTGCAAAGAGAGGGCACCGtaaaagaggagaagagagaaaaagagctaTTAAGTAATCTTGCAGCACATCGGCTGGTGGGAGGGATAAAAAAGAGGATGAGGGGAGAAGAGAGAAGGATAAGACGAGATCAGACGGAGCAAGAGAGGGCAGGTAGAAATGACGAGAAGAGAGGGGAGCTATTAAGTAATCTTCCTGTGAATCGGTGTAATCGGTGTAACCAGCTGTGTCTGCAGGTGAAAAGGGAGGCCAGCCAGCATCAATCTCAGCAATCAGCCTCCGGGTGGGGCCAGGGGCTCAGAAAGCTCCTCTGCAGGGATGCAGCATGTAACTCAGTGATTAGCCTCGTCCCTGGGTCTGTTATAGAGATGCCATGCTGTCCTGCAATTACACCCGACCCTGCTCAGAATGACAGAGAGACGTGGGTGatacacaaaaatacacaagcAGGGAAGGAGGACGGGCAGGGAGATGAGGAGCAAAGGAATCTGAGTAAGGGAGAGATAAGCGCTGCTCCGAAAGCTGAAGAAAACGTGTGTAACCCAGCGATTAGCTGTGTTCCTTTTTCCTGTTGTGACACAGCATGCCAGCCAGAAATTTGTCTTGTTCCTAAACCTCACAGAGAAACAGCATGCAAACCAACGATTAGCCTTGTCCCTCCTCCTTTTAGAGAAACAGCGTGCAGTCAAAGACAAACAATACCTGCAGGACACAGCAATCTTGTGTCAAGCCCGACCCCATGCTGCTCTGCacaacagacagaaacagagcCCAGATTGAGGCCGGCCTGCGTAGACATGACCCTCCCTGCCGATGCGCTTTCAGAGGAAGTGATGTCGAAGAGAGCAGCAACAGCCAGCAAGAGGAAGAGCGGATTGCCGGAGGCTGGGACAACGCCGAGGAAGAAACGGAAAAGGGGAAGGAGACAGGCGAGGAGAGTCGCCAGTGTTTTAAGGCAAGACGGAGCTCGCATTGATATGACTTCGGATTTAAACGAAGGCGAGGCCTGTTGCATTCAGGATGGTAACGAGGTGCTTGAACTCAATAGCAAAGACACCTGCAACAATTCAGAGGACAAAACTGTTGACTGCCATTTGCTCTGCAGGACAAAACACTCTCTGTGTTCAAATACCAGGGAGGGTAACACCGCTGACAAACTCGATAACTACTGCAGCTCTGATGACAGCAAATTCAGTAATGCCGACGCTAATGACTACAGCCAGTTTAACGTTGGTCCCTCTGGAGGCGAAGAAAAGGTGAAGTGTTCACCGGAGAAACCTTTTAGTGACTGTCATACCAATAACAAACCCAATGACCACAGtcaggatgatgaaaagggcaCCATGCAAAATAAGCGTGACAGTTCTGCCATCTCTAGTGCTACTTTTGAGAAAGACAAAAGTCTTTGTCATGGTCACGTGGCTAAAAAAGCCAGTGAGAAAACTGcagacacacctgtggatgGCCTTTCTGAAGATTGTAGCATtaataacacacacactgaccacTGTCAAtgtaaaaacaagcacacaGTGAATGAAATAGAGTCTAATGACTCCAAAGCCAATGACGCATTTAGTCATAACTGCGATTACAgccacaaaaataacaaaagtgaCCATAGCGAGGAGGAGAAAGCCAAATCGCAGTGCCACATTCGACACAaaaacagcctctctgattCAGTGATTGATTACAAAAGCTGCGTAGGGATTCAGCAAAGTGTCGGAGGTGGCGCCGATGATATTGACGGTGGTCAGTGTGACGATTTTAACGGTAATCATGTCACTGATTGTAATCACTGTGTTAATGCTGTGAATGAAGATGTTGCACCCGTGAGGGAGCAGATGGAGGATGAAAGAGGtgtggagaaggagagaaagaaggaggaggagaaacagaTGGAGAGGAAAAAGTTGAAGGAGAGGcatgaagagtgggagaaggaGTGGGTGAGGAGGAAGGAGAAGGAAAGGGAGGAGAGAAGTAAGGAGAGGGAGATAGATTTTGAACATCTCTTCCCAGAGAAGATGCCCCGCTTTCCTCATCGCCTCCCTCCATCGTGCGTCCacctccatcctcctctcctcctccagccATCCCTTTCGtcgtcctcctcttcctctatcTCCTTCCATCACACCATCATCCAACATCACCTTTCCCTCCTCCCACCTGCACCGCACCTCCCCGTTCCTTCCTACCCTCATCTTATTCCCTCTTTCTCCCCACATTTATCTCCCATCCCTCCGCcgccacctccaccaccactaCCTCCTCCTCCCGCTCTTACTCCCACTTTCTATGCATCTTCTCCCATCCCTCTCCTGGATGCCCCTGGTCCATATCCCTTAGCAGCAGCATTTCACCCTATGCAGAGCCACCACCTATCTCTGTACCCCACTCCACACCCAGCAGTTTTGCCCTTGCAGTTATtgttctga